One window of the Chryseotalea sp. WA131a genome contains the following:
- a CDS encoding OmpA family protein, with amino-acid sequence MKFVAASILVTMLLSNSIKAQESDSLVYAQGKVINSATKEAVNAKISYRSEPYGNIMGSLNGSSFQFPLFDGQKYSITIEAPGFASSKFLLDPVTAVDRKVIKDVELGLPGSVAKNSETTHTIGKILTLENLIFDVGTSTITKESYPELDELVNMLKNNPNMVIQLEGHTDIKGDPKLNMKLSQSRVDAVKSYLITKGANKNRVKAKAFGGTLPISRENTEAASKLNRRVELRILEN; translated from the coding sequence ATGAAATTTGTTGCTGCTTCTATTTTAGTAACGATGCTGTTGAGCAATTCTATAAAAGCACAAGAATCGGATTCCCTTGTCTATGCTCAAGGAAAAGTTATCAATAGTGCCACCAAAGAAGCAGTAAATGCTAAAATTTCTTACCGCAGCGAGCCATATGGTAATATAATGGGTTCGCTGAACGGTAGCTCATTTCAATTTCCATTGTTTGATGGACAAAAATATTCGATTACGATAGAAGCACCCGGTTTTGCCTCCTCCAAATTTTTGTTAGACCCGGTTACTGCAGTGGATAGAAAAGTGATCAAAGATGTAGAGCTTGGTTTGCCCGGTTCTGTAGCAAAAAACTCAGAAACTACCCACACCATAGGAAAAATACTTACCCTTGAAAACTTAATATTTGATGTGGGCACTTCTACGATTACCAAAGAATCGTATCCTGAACTTGACGAGTTGGTGAACATGTTGAAGAACAATCCAAACATGGTCATTCAGTTGGAAGGCCATACTGACATAAAAGGTGATCCAAAACTAAACATGAAGCTTTCACAGAGCCGTGTAGATGCAGTAAAATCTTACTTGATTACAAAAGGTGCAAACAAAAATAGAGTCAAAGCAAAAGCTTTTGGAGGCACTTTGCCAATTAGCCGGGAAAATACAGAGGCTGCATCCAAGTTAAATAGACGAGTAGAGCTTCGTATATTAGAGAATTAG
- a CDS encoding aldehyde dehydrogenase family protein, producing MVTVTSSDQQLLSVPSLFAKQKLKALSLRNGLLKERKKLLVAFERFLLANRERICKAVHADFKKPFTEVDISEIYPVASEIRQTVSHLSEWAAPQKVDAPLTYLGSRSHVVVEAKGVCLIIAPWNYPFSLCFGPLISCLAAGNTAIIKPSEMTPNTSSLIKELVAEFFDPSLVTVIEGGTEVMQELLALPFDHIFFTGSPAVGKIIMRAAAENLTSVTLELGGKSPTVIDETANISDAAKRIAFGKFLNNGQTCIAPDYVLIHEKIKSKFIEALKKEVTNMFGSHGQIDENSSSYARIVNQKHFKRISGLIEEAVNQGAKIEMGGSVNPATNFIHPLLLTNVSMNGRIMEEEIFGPVLPIIEYKDEEEVIQLINGKPKPLALYIFSNNKKFRNSVMTSTSAGTVCINECVIQFTHANLPFGGVNNSGIGKSHGYYGFMEFSNLKPVLKQMNHYSSTSMMYPPFTGRVKRLVNLMLRYF from the coding sequence ATGGTAACCGTTACGTCCTCTGATCAGCAACTACTATCCGTCCCTAGTTTATTTGCAAAACAAAAATTGAAGGCTTTATCATTGAGAAATGGATTGTTAAAAGAGAGAAAAAAGCTACTAGTAGCGTTTGAGCGGTTTCTTTTAGCTAATCGAGAACGAATTTGTAAGGCCGTTCATGCGGATTTCAAAAAACCATTTACTGAAGTAGATATTTCTGAGATTTACCCAGTAGCAAGCGAAATCAGGCAAACCGTTAGTCATTTAAGCGAGTGGGCCGCTCCCCAAAAAGTTGATGCCCCACTTACCTATTTAGGTTCTCGCTCGCACGTGGTGGTAGAGGCTAAAGGAGTTTGTTTGATCATAGCACCCTGGAATTATCCTTTTAGCCTTTGCTTTGGGCCATTGATATCATGCTTGGCGGCAGGCAATACAGCCATCATCAAGCCATCTGAAATGACACCAAATACCTCATCACTTATCAAGGAATTGGTCGCTGAATTTTTTGATCCCAGCTTGGTTACGGTAATAGAGGGTGGCACGGAAGTAATGCAAGAATTGTTAGCCTTGCCTTTTGATCATATTTTTTTTACAGGAAGCCCTGCTGTGGGAAAGATTATCATGAGAGCCGCAGCCGAAAATTTAACTTCTGTTACGTTGGAATTGGGAGGGAAATCGCCCACGGTGATTGATGAAACGGCAAACATCAGTGATGCTGCAAAGAGGATTGCCTTCGGCAAGTTTTTAAACAATGGGCAGACCTGCATTGCGCCTGATTACGTTTTAATCCACGAGAAAATTAAATCGAAATTTATTGAGGCGCTTAAAAAAGAAGTAACCAACATGTTTGGCTCCCACGGCCAGATAGATGAAAATTCATCCAGCTATGCCCGCATCGTCAATCAAAAACACTTTAAGCGCATCAGTGGGTTGATAGAGGAGGCGGTAAACCAAGGGGCAAAAATTGAAATGGGTGGATCCGTAAATCCTGCTACTAATTTTATTCATCCCTTGCTTTTGACGAATGTTTCGATGAATGGAAGAATCATGGAAGAAGAAATCTTTGGTCCTGTGCTTCCGATTATTGAGTATAAAGATGAGGAAGAAGTGATTCAGCTTATCAATGGCAAGCCGAAGCCATTGGCCCTTTACATTTTCAGCAACAATAAAAAGTTTCGCAACAGCGTGATGACATCCACCTCTGCTGGCACTGTGTGTATTAATGAGTGTGTAATCCAATTTACACATGCCAATCTTCCATTTGGAGGAGTTAATAACAGTGGTATTGGTAAGTCGCACGGCTATTATGGCTTTATGGAATTCTCCAATCTAAAGCCTGTTCTCAAACAAATGAACCATTATTCTTCCACCAGCATGATGTACCCACCTTTCACCGGAAGAGTAAAGCGACTTGTAAATTTGATGTTGAGATATTTTTAG